The following proteins come from a genomic window of Rhodohalobacter sp. 614A:
- a CDS encoding sugar phosphate isomerase/epimerase family protein, with product MKKNVILTITFFVTLLTTQFTVAQNSGEPIYTDEFGIQMYTFRNVIPEKGLEETLDIVADMGIKYIEGGPGQGQTAEEYLQMLDERGLELISTGSGFGELRDNPQAVADRAKELGAKFVMNAWIDHEVGNFNFLNASEAVEVFNKAGKVMAENGLTLMYHAHGYEFQPHGKGTLFDYMVENTDPDNVKFQMDILWAHFGGANPEHLLKKYPDRWVSLHLKDLRKGTLKDHTGLTDTDNDVILGTGELNIPNIINTANEIGIDYMFIEDESSDPLYQVPKTIEYLKSLTKDDVYEFENM from the coding sequence ATGAAAAAAAATGTAATTCTTACCATAACGTTTTTTGTAACTCTACTTACAACACAGTTTACAGTTGCCCAAAATTCTGGCGAACCGATATACACCGATGAATTTGGCATTCAGATGTACACGTTCCGGAATGTAATTCCTGAAAAGGGATTAGAAGAGACACTCGATATCGTTGCCGATATGGGCATCAAATATATTGAAGGGGGACCGGGCCAGGGGCAAACTGCCGAAGAGTATCTCCAAATGCTGGATGAACGGGGATTGGAATTGATTTCAACCGGATCAGGGTTTGGTGAGCTGCGTGATAATCCCCAGGCGGTAGCCGACCGTGCGAAAGAACTTGGAGCAAAATTTGTGATGAATGCATGGATCGATCATGAAGTAGGAAATTTCAATTTTTTGAATGCAAGCGAAGCCGTTGAAGTTTTCAACAAGGCTGGTAAAGTAATGGCAGAAAACGGTCTTACCTTGATGTATCATGCACACGGATATGAATTTCAGCCTCATGGCAAAGGAACCCTGTTTGATTATATGGTAGAAAACACCGATCCCGACAATGTGAAATTCCAGATGGATATTCTCTGGGCTCATTTCGGCGGAGCGAATCCTGAACACCTTCTCAAAAAGTATCCCGACCGATGGGTTTCCCTTCATCTGAAAGATCTTCGCAAAGGCACGCTGAAAGACCATACCGGCCTCACCGACACAGATAACGATGTAATTCTTGGAACCGGCGAACTTAATATCCCAAATATCATCAACACTGCGAATGAAATTGGCATTGATTACATGTTTATCGAAGACGAAAGCAGTGATCCTCTCTACCAGGTTCCAAAAACCATTGAATATCTGAAGAGCCTGACAAAAGATGATGTGTACGAGTTTGAGAATATGTAG
- a CDS encoding GMC oxidoreductase, translated as MANFNIDSKNKRTYDAIVIGSGASGGWAAKELCENGLNTLVLERGRDVKHIEDYPTASKAPWEFEFRGSVPLDKRTGYGNGRYLRMETLHWQLKDDEQPYIAEKPFRWFRGYHVGGKSLLWARQTQRWSDYDFEGPARDGFAIDWPIRYKDIEPWYDHVEKFAGIAGDKDGLPELPDSEVQPAVPLNVVEHYFKEKIKEHYGNDRHLIAARCAHLTDPQQIHLEQGRAKCLHQTMCNRGCNLGGYFSSNASTLPWAMKTGNLTMRPDSVVHSVIYDDEKEKVTGVRIVDRHSKEMVEFYADIIFVNASALNSNMILLNSKSQRFPNGLGNDNGLLGKYISWHNYRGKGGAVVPGFSHKKTDGRRPSYAYVPRFRNVFQQETDFLRGYAIGISAGRGTNTDTNPIGDELRENILHPELNDTWYISSWMMGECVPLEKNHVRLSEDQTDKYGIPQLIVSCEWDENDDKMTEDYIREQTAMFEKAGFINVEVEDSNSPPGSDIHEMGGVRMGHDPQTSITNEWNQLHHAKNVFVTDGACMTSTGSQNPTLTFMALTARAANHAVEELKKGNI; from the coding sequence ATGGCAAATTTTAATATCGATTCGAAAAATAAACGAACGTATGATGCGATTGTCATCGGTTCCGGTGCATCGGGTGGATGGGCGGCTAAAGAACTGTGCGAGAATGGATTGAACACACTGGTCCTGGAACGGGGACGGGATGTAAAACATATTGAAGATTACCCGACAGCTTCCAAAGCTCCCTGGGAATTTGAATTCCGTGGTTCTGTGCCTCTGGATAAACGAACGGGATACGGCAACGGCCGATACTTACGAATGGAAACACTCCACTGGCAACTCAAAGATGATGAGCAGCCGTACATTGCCGAAAAACCATTTCGCTGGTTCCGGGGATACCACGTGGGTGGAAAATCATTGCTTTGGGCACGCCAAACCCAACGCTGGAGTGATTACGATTTTGAAGGTCCCGCACGTGACGGTTTTGCCATTGACTGGCCGATCCGATACAAGGATATTGAACCATGGTACGATCATGTTGAAAAATTTGCCGGAATTGCCGGAGACAAAGACGGCTTGCCGGAACTTCCTGACAGCGAGGTGCAACCTGCCGTTCCGCTGAATGTTGTGGAGCATTACTTCAAGGAAAAAATCAAAGAACACTACGGAAATGACCGCCACCTGATTGCTGCGCGTTGTGCTCATCTGACCGATCCGCAACAAATTCATCTGGAGCAGGGACGGGCGAAATGTCTCCATCAAACCATGTGTAACCGGGGCTGTAATCTGGGCGGATATTTTAGCAGTAATGCTTCGACCCTTCCGTGGGCGATGAAAACCGGAAACCTGACGATGCGTCCCGATTCGGTGGTTCACTCTGTTATTTATGATGATGAGAAAGAGAAGGTTACCGGCGTTCGAATTGTTGACCGCCATTCCAAAGAGATGGTGGAATTTTATGCGGATATCATATTTGTGAATGCCTCGGCCCTGAACAGTAATATGATTCTGCTGAATTCCAAATCACAGCGATTCCCTAACGGACTTGGCAATGATAACGGGCTGCTCGGAAAATATATCTCCTGGCACAATTATCGTGGGAAAGGCGGTGCGGTGGTCCCCGGATTTAGCCATAAGAAAACCGATGGACGCCGTCCCTCCTATGCATATGTCCCGAGATTCCGAAACGTTTTTCAACAGGAAACAGATTTTCTTCGGGGATATGCCATTGGAATCAGTGCCGGGCGGGGTACAAATACAGACACAAATCCTATAGGCGATGAACTCCGCGAAAATATCTTGCATCCGGAACTGAACGACACGTGGTACATCAGCAGCTGGATGATGGGAGAATGCGTACCGCTGGAGAAAAATCATGTTCGGTTATCTGAAGATCAAACGGATAAATACGGAATTCCGCAGTTGATTGTCTCTTGTGAGTGGGATGAAAACGATGATAAAATGACCGAGGATTATATCCGGGAACAAACGGCCATGTTCGAGAAAGCCGGTTTTATTAATGTGGAAGTGGAAGATTCGAACTCCCCTCCCGGATCAGACATCCACGAAATGGGCGGCGTTCGAATGGGACATGATCCTCAAACATCGATTACAAATGAGTGGAATCAGCTTCATCACGCCAAAAATGTTTTTGTGACCGACGGTGCCTGTATGACATCGACCGGCAGCCAAAATCCCACACTAACATTTATGGCACTGACCGCTCGTGCAGCAAATCATGCTGTGGAGGAATTGAAGAAGGGAAATATTTAA
- a CDS encoding gluconate 2-dehydrogenase subunit 3 family protein: MKRREALKTLGFATLGLVALPSCARDWTSQEIVPGSTSFSAKEQRLLSSVADTILPEKDSLGAIPQGVDKFLIRLFDECYEEPVRDNIKSQLAKLDEKAGESSGKSFTDCEQEKREEFLLTFNNSEHAPEKEFFDLVKAETIRGFQTTQVVMQDFYGYSVMPGFYNGNVDVEA; the protein is encoded by the coding sequence ATGAAACGACGTGAAGCTCTGAAGACGCTCGGTTTTGCAACTCTTGGATTAGTAGCTCTCCCCTCCTGCGCACGGGACTGGACCTCGCAGGAGATTGTTCCGGGTTCAACTTCTTTTAGCGCCAAAGAACAACGATTGCTGTCGTCCGTTGCCGATACCATTCTGCCGGAAAAAGATTCGTTAGGTGCGATTCCTCAGGGAGTAGATAAATTTTTGATTCGGCTTTTTGATGAATGTTATGAAGAACCGGTTCGCGATAACATCAAATCGCAATTGGCCAAATTGGATGAAAAAGCGGGAGAATCATCCGGAAAATCTTTTACCGATTGTGAGCAGGAAAAACGGGAGGAATTTCTGCTAACCTTTAACAACTCCGAACATGCTCCTGAAAAAGAATTCTTCGACCTGGTGAAAGCAGAAACCATACGGGGATTTCAAACCACACAAGTGGTGATGCAGGATTTTTACGGGTACAGTGTGATGCCCGGTTTTTATAACGGAAATGTGGATGTAGAAGCGTAG
- a CDS encoding LLM class flavin-dependent oxidoreductase encodes MTKIPYSVLDLAIVTEGDSLRDAIQKSRELAVHVEEWGYTRFWMAEHHNMENIASSATSILLGYVAEATKSLRIGSGGVMLPNHSPLIIAEQFGTLATIYPGRIDLGLGRAPGTDQTTASAIRENRIQEVHKFPQNVKLLQTYLSSENKKSKVRAIPGEGTDIPLWILGSSTDSAYLAAELGLPYVFASHFAPQQFAPAIRIYREHFKPSDQLDKPFLMPCVNVILADTDEQAEYLSTSMKQMMMGIVTGERKPMPPPVDDIEKVWSPHQKMAVQQMLTYSFIGSPETVKKQISQFIEKTGSDEVMIASYIYDKDERLKSYRLFSDMMNEL; translated from the coding sequence ATGACGAAAATACCATACTCTGTGCTGGATTTGGCGATTGTGACAGAGGGAGATTCCCTGCGCGATGCCATCCAAAAAAGCAGGGAATTAGCAGTACATGTTGAGGAATGGGGATACACCCGTTTCTGGATGGCCGAACATCACAATATGGAAAATATTGCAAGTTCAGCCACGTCCATTTTATTAGGATATGTAGCGGAAGCAACAAAATCGTTGCGAATTGGATCCGGCGGTGTGATGCTGCCGAATCATTCGCCGCTAATTATAGCCGAACAGTTTGGAACCCTGGCAACCATTTACCCGGGGCGTATTGATTTGGGATTGGGCAGGGCACCCGGTACCGATCAAACCACAGCGAGCGCCATTCGCGAAAACCGGATTCAGGAAGTGCATAAATTTCCGCAGAATGTGAAGCTTCTTCAAACCTATCTGTCATCTGAAAATAAAAAAAGTAAAGTCCGTGCCATTCCCGGAGAAGGTACCGACATTCCACTTTGGATTTTAGGTTCCAGTACCGATAGTGCGTACCTGGCCGCTGAATTGGGACTCCCGTATGTGTTTGCGAGCCATTTTGCTCCGCAACAATTTGCCCCGGCAATCCGGATTTATCGTGAGCATTTTAAACCGTCGGACCAACTCGATAAACCATTTCTCATGCCTTGTGTAAACGTAATCCTGGCAGATACGGATGAGCAGGCTGAATATCTTTCCACATCCATGAAACAGATGATGATGGGAATTGTAACCGGCGAACGAAAACCGATGCCTCCTCCCGTAGATGATATAGAGAAGGTATGGAGTCCCCATCAGAAAATGGCCGTTCAACAGATGCTTACCTATTCGTTTATTGGAAGCCCTGAAACAGTGAAGAAACAGATCTCCCAATTCATAGAAAAAACAGGCTCTGATGAAGTGATGATTGCCTCTTATATCTATGATAAAGATGAGCGGTTGAAATCATATCGTTTGTTTTCCGACATGATGAATGAGTTATAA
- a CDS encoding efflux RND transporter permease subunit codes for MNFKEFKLSSLAINNRTTVYLLTVLITLIGVFAYVTLPKESFPEVEIPIFNVVTIYAGASPADIENVITRPIEQELKSIDGIDEISSVSKQATSIITIEFQTSKDKLVAQQEVNDAVEKARVELPAQLTQEPQVNDFNLDDQPILNINLFGNFDLVELKEFADEIQDQIESLTDVNEAEIVGALEREIQINVDLHKMQAVGITFNDIQTAVINKNMTISAGQLDIGAMERSVRVDGEIEQASDLENLIIKNNQGNEVYLKDIAEIKDDFADRESYASLNGEPVITINVKKKSGGNLIETSEASIAIVEELQRTQFPEDLHINITGDRSQDTKDQVSNLFNTVILGFFFVVLVLMFIMGVQNAVFVGLAIPLSSLIAFAVMPPIDFSINMVVLFALILGLGIVVDNAIVIVENIYRHVTKGDLSKIEAAKKAAGEIALPVITGTLTTIAPFVPLLFWGGIIGKFMMYLPVTLILTLVASLLVALIMNPVFAVSFMNDDEDHITQKHYHDNRFVWIATAVVGVIAIFLYLTGGMFVANLLIFIYLLWVLERFVLKPMIRKFNESALPRLQKGYHDSIQFILNGRWPWIILGSTVVFLFVSIFMLGIVSPKVVFFPESDPNFVYVYNEMPAGTDLDETNRVNRLIEERVYEVVGQDNPIVKSVISNVAIGANPPSSIDPTPSPTKSKVSVEFVDYQDRDGVSTQDLLNEIRENVQDIPNTIITVDKEQSGPSTGKPINIEISGEEFSQLIELTDEFKSYIEDQNIAGIEELRSDLQVTNPEIIVDIDNEKANSYGISNVQVGSAIRTALLGSPISTYRVDEDEFDVTLRLQKEDRSNITNLMNMTVATPTGYIPISAVATPRFETSYGAINRIDLERVATLSSNVLAGYNANEINTQIRQALEDFEVPQGYEISLTGEQEEQAETGQFLMVALVAAVGLIFLVLVAQFNSIGKPLIIMSQVIFSLIGVFIGFSTFGMDISVVLTGMGIIAVAGIVVKNGIILVDYIDIVRNEGADLKTAVIEGGATRLNPVLLTAASTILGLIPLAIGLNIDFYGLFASFEPNIYFGGDNADFWGPLAWTIIYGLGFATFLTLFLVPSMYYIGVNSKVWFKQKFNKVSE; via the coding sequence ATGAATTTTAAAGAATTTAAACTTTCCAGTCTGGCAATCAACAACCGTACAACGGTTTATTTGCTGACAGTTTTGATAACACTCATCGGCGTTTTTGCATATGTTACGTTGCCGAAAGAGTCGTTTCCTGAAGTGGAAATCCCTATTTTTAATGTAGTTACCATTTATGCGGGGGCTTCTCCGGCGGATATCGAAAATGTGATTACCCGTCCGATTGAACAGGAGTTAAAAAGCATTGACGGGATTGATGAAATCAGCAGTGTGTCGAAGCAGGCCACCTCAATCATTACGATTGAATTTCAGACAAGCAAAGACAAACTGGTTGCTCAGCAAGAGGTAAATGATGCCGTCGAAAAAGCACGGGTAGAACTTCCGGCACAGCTTACCCAGGAGCCGCAAGTCAATGACTTTAACCTTGATGACCAACCGATTCTTAACATCAACCTGTTTGGAAATTTCGACCTGGTTGAATTGAAAGAATTTGCCGATGAAATTCAAGATCAGATCGAAAGCCTCACCGATGTAAACGAAGCTGAAATTGTAGGGGCATTAGAGCGGGAAATCCAGATTAATGTAGATCTGCACAAAATGCAGGCCGTTGGTATTACATTTAATGATATACAGACAGCGGTAATCAATAAGAATATGACCATTTCTGCCGGTCAGCTTGATATCGGTGCCATGGAACGATCTGTTCGGGTGGATGGCGAAATTGAACAGGCCAGTGATTTGGAAAACCTTATCATCAAAAATAATCAGGGAAATGAAGTTTACCTGAAAGACATCGCAGAGATTAAAGATGATTTTGCCGACCGGGAAAGTTACGCCAGTTTGAATGGCGAGCCGGTAATTACCATCAATGTGAAGAAGAAAAGCGGTGGTAACCTGATTGAAACTTCCGAAGCGAGTATAGCTATCGTGGAAGAACTTCAACGAACACAATTCCCGGAAGATTTGCATATCAACATCACCGGAGATCGGTCTCAGGATACCAAAGACCAGGTTTCCAACCTGTTTAATACCGTTATTCTCGGTTTCTTTTTTGTGGTGCTGGTATTGATGTTCATCATGGGCGTTCAGAATGCGGTCTTTGTAGGGCTGGCCATTCCGCTCTCTTCATTGATTGCATTCGCAGTGATGCCTCCCATCGATTTTTCCATCAACATGGTTGTTCTTTTTGCATTGATCTTGGGATTGGGAATTGTTGTGGATAACGCCATTGTGATCGTTGAAAATATTTACAGGCATGTGACCAAAGGCGATCTCAGCAAGATCGAAGCCGCCAAAAAAGCTGCGGGTGAAATTGCACTTCCTGTTATTACCGGGACTCTCACCACAATTGCTCCGTTTGTTCCGCTTCTGTTCTGGGGAGGTATTATCGGTAAATTTATGATGTATCTGCCCGTTACGTTGATTCTTACGCTGGTAGCCTCGCTGCTGGTAGCTCTTATAATGAACCCGGTTTTTGCGGTGTCATTTATGAACGATGATGAAGATCACATCACACAAAAGCATTATCATGATAATCGTTTTGTATGGATTGCAACCGCAGTTGTTGGAGTTATTGCCATTTTTCTGTACCTGACAGGAGGAATGTTTGTCGCCAACCTTCTTATTTTCATCTATTTATTATGGGTGCTTGAACGATTTGTTCTGAAACCAATGATCCGAAAATTCAATGAATCGGCTCTTCCCAGACTTCAGAAAGGATATCACGACAGTATCCAGTTTATACTCAATGGACGCTGGCCCTGGATTATTTTAGGCAGTACGGTTGTGTTTCTGTTTGTAAGTATTTTCATGCTGGGGATTGTTTCTCCAAAAGTGGTGTTTTTCCCGGAAAGTGATCCCAATTTTGTGTACGTGTACAACGAAATGCCGGCCGGTACAGACCTGGATGAAACCAACCGGGTTAACCGGCTCATTGAAGAGCGCGTGTATGAAGTGGTTGGCCAGGACAATCCCATTGTAAAATCGGTGATTTCAAACGTAGCCATTGGGGCAAATCCGCCAAGCAGTATCGATCCAACCCCATCTCCCACAAAAAGTAAAGTAAGTGTGGAGTTTGTGGATTACCAGGATCGAGATGGCGTATCCACTCAGGATCTTCTGAATGAAATCCGCGAAAATGTACAGGATATTCCAAACACGATTATAACGGTTGATAAAGAGCAATCGGGTCCTTCAACTGGTAAACCGATTAATATTGAAATTTCCGGGGAAGAGTTTTCTCAACTGATTGAATTGACGGATGAATTCAAAAGTTATATCGAAGATCAGAATATTGCCGGAATTGAAGAGTTGCGATCAGACCTGCAGGTAACCAATCCTGAGATCATCGTAGATATCGATAATGAGAAAGCAAATAGTTATGGAATCAGCAATGTTCAGGTAGGTAGTGCCATTCGAACGGCTCTGTTGGGTTCACCAATATCCACCTATCGGGTAGACGAGGATGAATTTGATGTAACACTGCGCTTGCAGAAAGAAGATCGATCAAATATTACCAACCTTATGAACATGACTGTGGCCACACCAACCGGCTACATACCGATCTCAGCTGTGGCTACACCACGATTCGAAACCAGTTACGGTGCCATCAACCGGATTGATTTGGAGCGCGTGGCAACGTTATCATCCAACGTGCTGGCCGGCTACAATGCCAATGAGATTAATACCCAGATCCGCCAGGCTCTCGAAGATTTTGAAGTACCGCAGGGATACGAAATTTCCCTGACCGGTGAACAGGAAGAGCAGGCAGAAACCGGACAATTCTTGATGGTTGCCCTGGTGGCAGCTGTCGGATTGATCTTCCTTGTATTGGTTGCTCAATTCAACTCTATCGGTAAACCATTAATCATTATGTCGCAGGTGATATTTAGTTTGATCGGTGTATTCATCGGTTTTTCCACATTCGGTATGGATATTTCGGTTGTATTGACCGGGATGGGTATTATTGCCGTTGCCGGAATTGTGGTGAAAAACGGAATTATCCTCGTTGATTATATCGACATTGTACGAAATGAGGGAGCCGACCTGAAAACGGCTGTGATTGAAGGCGGGGCCACACGTTTAAACCCTGTTTTATTGACAGCCGCTTCTACCATTCTCGGTTTGATTCCGTTGGCCATCGGATTGAACATTGACTTCTACGGTCTGTTTGCAAGCTTTGAGCCAAATATCTATTTCGGAGGTGATAACGCCGACTTCTGGGGGCCACTGGCATGGACCATCATTTACGGACTCGGATTCGCCACATTCCTGACTCTGTTCCTCGTCCCGTCCATGTACTACATCGGTGTAAACTCCAAAGTATGGTTCAAACAGAAATTCAATAAGGTTAGTGAATAG
- a CDS encoding efflux RND transporter periplasmic adaptor subunit produces MKFQLSILSLFLLITACGNGDQTENSESETTRTIPVYVQELQLSDFKHYVNIQGTVESDKTIMITPKTTATVEEILVRTGDQVQKGDVLARLDGEITRSQIQEVETQLDLAETLYERQQNLREKNIGSEVEFLQAKTQYESAQNQLATLTEQYENYTIRATISGTVDRVDLKVGETVGPSAPVFQLANSDALKVTAQVSEAYITRIEQTDSVKISFPSLDETIHKKLDVVSKAINPSNRTFGIEVYISNDSENIRPNMMAKVSINDITQNDQIVVPINAVQQANDKSFVFIAEETENGWVAVNREVTTGYNYENDQVITEGLEPGDMLITAGYANLSDDSPISIQEN; encoded by the coding sequence ATGAAATTCCAACTCTCAATCTTGTCGCTGTTTTTATTGATTACAGCCTGTGGTAATGGCGATCAAACCGAGAACAGCGAAAGTGAAACCACCCGAACAATTCCGGTTTATGTTCAGGAACTACAACTTTCTGATTTCAAACACTATGTAAATATCCAGGGGACTGTGGAATCGGATAAAACAATTATGATTACCCCAAAAACCACTGCAACTGTGGAGGAAATACTGGTTCGTACCGGCGACCAGGTTCAAAAAGGAGATGTTCTGGCCCGCCTCGACGGTGAAATTACCCGCAGCCAGATTCAGGAAGTGGAAACCCAACTTGATTTGGCAGAAACACTCTACGAACGACAGCAAAATCTTCGGGAAAAGAATATTGGCTCTGAAGTGGAATTCCTGCAGGCAAAAACTCAGTATGAATCTGCCCAGAATCAATTGGCTACGTTAACCGAGCAGTATGAAAATTACACCATCCGCGCTACCATCTCCGGAACGGTAGACCGAGTGGATCTGAAAGTTGGGGAGACTGTTGGCCCTTCAGCTCCGGTTTTTCAATTGGCAAATTCAGACGCACTGAAAGTTACCGCACAGGTTTCGGAAGCATATATCACCCGGATTGAACAAACCGATAGTGTAAAAATCAGCTTTCCCAGCCTCGATGAAACCATTCATAAAAAACTGGATGTGGTTAGCAAGGCCATCAATCCTTCAAACCGAACATTTGGCATTGAGGTTTATATCTCAAACGACAGCGAAAATATCCGGCCAAATATGATGGCTAAAGTCAGCATTAATGACATCACGCAAAATGATCAGATTGTGGTTCCTATTAATGCTGTTCAGCAGGCCAATGATAAAAGCTTTGTATTCATTGCTGAAGAAACCGAAAACGGTTGGGTAGCTGTAAACAGAGAAGTTACCACCGGTTATAATTACGAAAATGACCAGGTCATTACAGAAGGATTGGAGCCGGGCGATATGTTAATCACAGCCGGGTATGCAAACCTTTCTGATGACAGTCCAATTTCGATTCAAGAAAATTAA
- a CDS encoding TolC family protein, whose protein sequence is MNIKHLKINLNSFTLYLKSVALVIIVAMASQIAVAQNTTAVPDSLNNGPVIDLTQAIQIALANNTQMKRALLTVRDADQQVRTAWSEVMPSVSASANYTRNLEVPVNFIPAVIFDPEADPNDLMPVAFGTDNNWQGGLSVSQTIFSGQAFVGISSSEVYKAAQSENLRATSQGVVTQTRLAYHQVLIAKEQVRLIEAQMSRIEDNLNDTQGRYEEGFVDDYAVTQLEVQLGNLQPQLTGARFSVNTAKRELLDILGLPLHLPIDLKGELNTYNIFTATVESEANESLKKVDKSVPIQLERDSLLAQQAFDLRGDLRILGVQQQLQDRQLKAQRSQYLPTLSANYNLQWTASQPGTPNFFGTEDQRARSQTVMLSLSVPIFQGFSRDAAIERTKIQLKDLEIQENQTKQTARKEILSAQQGIEQAFETIEAQENVLEQAREGYERALVRYQNGVGSQAEVTDADLQLRQAENSYAQTVFNYLNAKAQYDQALGQVPFVGKDVQEIKNNIELN, encoded by the coding sequence ATGAATATCAAACACTTGAAAATAAATCTTAACTCTTTCACCCTTTATTTGAAATCGGTTGCCTTGGTTATAATTGTGGCAATGGCTTCTCAAATAGCTGTTGCACAAAATACGACAGCTGTGCCGGATAGCTTGAATAATGGCCCCGTGATTGACCTCACCCAAGCCATTCAAATAGCACTTGCAAACAATACGCAAATGAAACGGGCACTGCTTACCGTTCGGGATGCCGATCAACAAGTACGAACCGCATGGAGCGAGGTGATGCCAAGCGTTTCCGCCTCTGCTAACTACACCCGGAACCTTGAGGTACCGGTGAATTTTATTCCGGCCGTAATTTTTGATCCCGAAGCGGATCCAAATGATTTAATGCCCGTTGCTTTTGGTACGGACAATAACTGGCAGGGAGGTTTATCCGTTTCCCAGACTATTTTCAGCGGACAGGCTTTTGTGGGAATCAGCAGTTCGGAAGTTTATAAAGCGGCTCAGTCGGAAAATCTGCGGGCGACCTCACAGGGAGTGGTAACACAAACCCGGTTGGCGTACCATCAGGTATTAATTGCCAAAGAACAGGTTCGCCTGATTGAAGCACAGATGAGCCGGATTGAAGATAATCTGAATGATACTCAAGGACGATATGAAGAGGGTTTTGTGGATGATTATGCCGTCACCCAACTGGAAGTTCAACTCGGTAATTTGCAACCGCAATTAACCGGTGCGCGTTTTTCAGTAAACACCGCCAAACGCGAACTGCTTGACATTCTTGGACTACCCCTCCACCTGCCCATTGACCTGAAAGGCGAGTTGAATACATATAACATTTTTACTGCCACGGTTGAATCGGAAGCGAATGAATCCCTCAAAAAAGTGGACAAATCCGTACCTATCCAGCTTGAACGGGATTCACTTCTCGCCCAGCAGGCATTTGATCTTCGCGGAGATCTCCGAATCCTTGGTGTTCAGCAGCAGTTACAAGACCGGCAATTAAAAGCTCAGAGAAGCCAATATCTGCCAACGCTTTCTGCGAACTACAATCTCCAGTGGACAGCTTCCCAACCCGGAACTCCAAATTTCTTTGGGACGGAAGATCAACGGGCACGCTCGCAAACTGTAATGCTGAGCCTGAGTGTTCCTATATTCCAGGGCTTCAGCCGAGATGCTGCAATCGAGCGAACAAAGATTCAATTGAAAGATCTGGAAATACAGGAAAATCAAACCAAACAAACTGCACGCAAAGAAATTCTCTCGGCACAGCAGGGGATTGAACAAGCATTTGAGACAATTGAAGCTCAAGAAAACGTTTTGGAACAGGCCCGTGAGGGTTATGAGCGGGCATTGGTAAGATACCAAAACGGGGTTGGCTCCCAGGCAGAAGTAACCGATGCCGATCTACAGCTTCGCCAGGCCGAAAATAGCTACGCGCAAACAGTCTTCAACTATCTGAATGCCAAAGCACAATATGATCAGGCTCTTGGCCAGGTGCCCTTTGTAGGAAAAGATGTACAGGAAATTAAAAATAATATAGAACTCAACTAA
- a CDS encoding TetR/AcrR family transcriptional regulator, with the protein MKTSNKASRKQENRREQILLAAIESIQEHGFEKTTMDEIAERAELSKGTLYFYFKDKSALFRAIRRESIRTLSEEFMKIIQQDEPGAVLVKKMAESFLAFMEEKKVLSKALAQHSSQVEPTDVEDIEEVESELRVVLTRALQIGIQDGSIPSTIEPKILAIQIGFIMRGILQFHLSNTQSHINKVMDEHNLTIHSMLKLFIDALLNQIDTDRKTEQK; encoded by the coding sequence ATGAAAACCAGTAATAAGGCATCGAGAAAACAGGAAAACCGCAGGGAGCAAATATTGCTCGCCGCCATTGAATCAATTCAAGAGCATGGGTTTGAAAAAACCACGATGGACGAAATTGCGGAACGGGCAGAGCTTAGTAAAGGCACTCTTTACTTCTACTTTAAAGATAAATCCGCACTTTTCAGGGCTATTCGCAGAGAAAGCATCCGGACTCTGAGTGAAGAGTTCATGAAAATCATTCAGCAGGATGAACCGGGAGCTGTACTTGTGAAGAAAATGGCGGAAAGTTTCTTAGCATTTATGGAAGAAAAAAAGGTTCTGAGCAAAGCTCTTGCCCAACATTCAAGTCAGGTTGAACCCACTGATGTTGAAGACATTGAAGAGGTTGAAAGTGAACTCCGCGTAGTTTTGACACGAGCCCTGCAGATCGGCATTCAGGACGGAAGTATACCCTCTACGATTGAACCCAAAATCCTGGCTATCCAAATTGGTTTCATTATGCGGGGCATTTTACAGTTTCACCTCAGTAACACTCAAAGCCATATAAACAAAGTAATGGATGAACACAATCTCACCATTCACAGCATGCTAAAACTTTTTATAGACGCACTGTTAAATCAAATTGATACGGATCGAAAAACTGAACAGAAATGA